From Jeotgalibaca dankookensis, one genomic window encodes:
- a CDS encoding FAD-dependent oxidoreductase produces MSKKVVIVGGVAGGASVAARVRRLDEKAEIVMFEKGPYVSFSNCCLPFHISGDVENSQDLVLMNPDQFDKQYNIDARVYNEVVAINREAKSVTVKNIQTGETYEEAYDILFLSPGARALRPLSIPGIMSPHVFVMKTVPDVENLMTYIEKEGVKDTVVVGGGYIGLEVAENLKYVGYNVTLVEAQDQVMATLDYDMVQMVNREMLEKGLNLVLNDSVKEIKEDRVILASGKEIPAQAVVMAIGVSPENELAKQAGLEVAEQTGAIKVNHHYLTNDPYIYAVGDAIETTCFFTGKKTQLTLAGPAQRQARAAADHAYGRTYRNTGVIGSSSVKIFDLNAANTGFNERQCQAHGIDYDFAYIIPKDKVGLMPDSENLFFKLIFAVPSGQILGAQAVGKGNVDKRIDVVATAIMMNANLEDLKELELTYSPHFSTAKDVVNHAALVALNILNGDFKKVPVTKVRELVENNEMIIDAREENEYATSHIKGAVNIPLSQFRDRLSEIPKDRPVYIHCRSSQRSYNMVRALGQLGYDHVYNMDGSFLGVSEYEYFNDVRLDRDPIVTDYNFN; encoded by the coding sequence ATGAGTAAAAAAGTAGTTATTGTTGGCGGTGTTGCTGGAGGTGCTTCAGTAGCAGCACGTGTGAGAAGATTAGATGAAAAAGCAGAAATCGTTATGTTCGAAAAAGGACCTTATGTTTCTTTTTCAAACTGCTGTCTACCATTCCATATCAGCGGAGATGTTGAAAATTCGCAAGACCTCGTATTAATGAATCCAGACCAGTTCGATAAACAATATAACATTGATGCACGTGTTTATAATGAAGTGGTTGCTATAAACCGAGAAGCAAAATCAGTTACTGTTAAAAACATTCAAACTGGTGAAACATATGAAGAAGCATATGATATTTTATTCTTATCACCAGGTGCAAGAGCGCTACGTCCACTAAGTATTCCTGGTATTATGTCTCCCCATGTTTTCGTAATGAAAACTGTTCCCGATGTTGAAAATTTGATGACATATATTGAAAAAGAAGGCGTAAAAGATACAGTTGTGGTTGGTGGTGGCTACATTGGTCTTGAAGTTGCTGAGAACTTAAAATATGTTGGTTACAACGTGACCTTAGTTGAAGCACAAGACCAAGTAATGGCAACTCTTGATTACGATATGGTCCAAATGGTCAATAGAGAAATGCTAGAAAAAGGACTGAATTTAGTTCTGAATGACAGTGTGAAAGAAATTAAAGAAGACCGTGTCATACTTGCTTCAGGCAAAGAAATACCAGCACAAGCAGTTGTTATGGCAATCGGTGTTTCACCAGAGAACGAATTAGCTAAACAAGCTGGTTTAGAAGTTGCAGAGCAAACAGGGGCGATTAAGGTGAACCATCATTATTTAACAAACGATCCTTATATTTACGCAGTTGGAGATGCTATTGAAACAACTTGTTTCTTTACTGGTAAGAAAACGCAATTAACCCTTGCAGGCCCAGCGCAACGTCAAGCACGTGCTGCAGCAGACCATGCTTATGGTAGAACATACCGGAATACAGGCGTTATCGGTTCATCAAGTGTTAAAATATTTGATTTAAATGCTGCGAATACAGGATTTAATGAAAGACAATGCCAAGCTCATGGAATCGATTATGACTTTGCCTATATCATTCCTAAAGATAAAGTAGGTCTAATGCCAGACTCTGAAAACCTATTTTTCAAACTAATTTTTGCAGTTCCGTCTGGACAAATTTTAGGAGCACAAGCAGTTGGTAAAGGAAATGTTGATAAGCGTATTGACGTGGTTGCAACAGCCATCATGATGAATGCAAACCTAGAAGACTTAAAAGAACTTGAATTGACGTATTCCCCACACTTCTCAACAGCAAAAGACGTTGTCAACCATGCAGCACTTGTTGCTTTGAATATTTTGAATGGCGATTTTAAAAAAGTTCCCGTTACAAAAGTACGTGAGTTAGTTGAAAATAATGAAATGATTATTGATGCACGTGAAGAAAACGAATATGCAACAAGTCACATTAAGGGTGCAGTTAATATTCCATTGAGCCAATTCCGTGACCGTTTATCAGAAATTCCTAAAGATCGTCCGGTTTACATTCACTGCCGTTCAA